The genomic interval ACTACCGAGAGCTAATAATGCCCCAACTGATCGTTTTGCCCCATGTCGAACTGTGCCCTGAGGGTGCGGTGATCGATGCCAAACCCGGCGTATCCATCTGCGACACCCTGCTCGAAAACGGCATCGAAATCGAGCACGCCTGCGAGAAATCCTGTGCCTGTACCACCTGCCACGTGATCGTGCGCGAAGGTCTGGAGTCCCTCAACGACGCGGAAGAACTCGAAGAAGACATGCTCGACAAGGCGTGGGGGCTGGAACCCAATTCCCGCCTGTCGTGCCAGGCGATCGTGGACGCTCAGGACCTGGTGATCGAGATACCCAAGTACACCATCAACATGGTCAAGGAAGGGCATCACTGATATGAAATGGACCGATGTTCACCAGATAGCCATCGCGCTGTACGACACCCACCCCGACACCGACCCGCAATATGTCCGCTTCACCGACCTGCACCAATGGGTGACCGAACTGGACGGCTTCAGCGACGACCCCAATCGTTCCAACGAAAAAATTCTCGAGGCCATCCAGATGGCCTGGATGGAAGAAGCGGAATAATCCCGCCACGCTGTATTCCCGGGAGGGAATACACGCGCCTTTTTGCTGGCTTCGCGGCATGTTAAACTCCCTCCCCAAAGAGGGTGGAAATGGCTGAAGACAGCGATCTAGAACGCACGGAACCCGCATCGCAGCGGCGCATCGAGCAGGCACGTGAGAAGGGGCAGGTCGCGCGTTCGCGCGAGCTGACTACTGTCGCCATTCTGCTGGCTGCCGGCGGGGGCATGATGTATATGGGTGGCGGCATGATGGAGCACATGCGTGCCCTGATGAAGAATGCCCTGACGTTGGAGCGTGCGTCCGCTTTCGACCCCGTGCATATGTCGCACCATCTTTACCAGTATTCACTGGATATACTGATGACTTTCCTGCCCTTACTGGGTTTGATGTTGCTTGCTACCGTGGCATCTTCCGTGCTGGTTTCCGGCTGGCTGTTTTCGGTCGATGCCCTGGCGCCGGATTTTTCCCGCCTTGACCCGCTCAAGGGTGTTACCCGAATCATTTCCTGGAGCGGCATGGTGGAAATGCTCAAGGCGGTGTTCAAGGCCGGACTGATCGGTGGTGTGGCGTTCTGGGTCGTCTATCAGGATGTGGATGGCGTCATTGCGCTGGTGTCGGAGCCGCTGGAAACCGGGTTGACGCACTTGGCCAGCATGGTCGGCTTTACTTTCATGGCGGTGTCCGCTTCCATGCTGCTGATCGTGGCGATCGATGTCCCTTATCAGTTGTGGAATCATAGCCGCCAGCTCAAGATGACCAAGGAAGAAGTCCGCCAGGAAGGCAAGGAAACCGAGGGCGATCCGCATGTGAAGGCGCGGATTCGTGCCCTGCAGCGCGAGGCTGCGCGCCGGCGCATGATGTCGGAAGTACCCAAGGCAGACGTGATCGTGACCAACCCGACGCATTACGCGGTGGCCTTGCGCTACCAGGAAAACAAGATGCGTGCCCCGCAGGTGATTGCCAAGGGCGCCGCACTGATCGCCCTCAGAATTCGCCAGCTGGGGGAAGAGAACCATGTCCCTATTCTGGAAGCGCCGCCGCTGGCGCGAGCCTTGTTCCGGCATGCCGAACTGGGACAGGAAATTCCGGCCAAACTTTATACTGCAGTGGCGGAAGTGCTGGCCTACGTTTATCAATTGCGTCGCTATCGCACCTATGGCGGCGAGCAGCCAGAAGCGCCGCGCGTGTTGCCGGTGCCGCCGGAACTGGATTTTGTGAGAGAAGCCGCTTGAGAACAATAAAACAGGTTGTTAGATGAACGCCAGGGTAGACGCGCCGCCCCTGCTCGGTCGCCGTGGTTTGAAAACCCTGGCAGGGCCGGTCCTTATCATCATGATTCTGGCCATGATGGTGCTGCCGCTGCCGCCGTTCCTGCTCGACATACTCTTTACCTTCAACATCGCCCTGTCGATGATCGTGATGTTGGTCAGCCTGAACACCCAGAGGCCGCTCGAATTTTCGGTGTTTCCTACCGTGCTGCTGGTCACCACCTTGCTGCGCCTTTCTCTGAACGTGGCCTCGACGCGGGTGGTGCTGCTCGAAGGGCATACCGGACCGGACGCGGCGGGCAAGGTGATCGAGGCGTTCGGACACTTTCTGGTGGGTGGCAATTACACCGTCGGCATCGTGGTGTTCGTCATCCTGGTGGTGATCAACTTCGTGGTGATCACCAAGGGTGCCGGGCGTATCGCGGAAGTCAGCGCGCGCTTTACCCTGGATGCCATGCCCGGCAAGCAGATGGCGATCGACGCCGACCTCAACGCCGGCCTGATCGGCGAGGACGAAGCGCGCAAACGCCGCGCGGTGATTTCGCAGGAAGCCGATTTCTTCGGTTCCATGGACGGTGCCAGCAAATTCGTGCGCGGCGATGCCGTCGCCGGCATCCTGATCCTGTTCATCAACGTCATCGGCGGCTTGCTGGTGGGAATATTCCAGCACGACATGAGTGTTGCCGCCGCGGCCAACAACTACACCCTGCTCGCCATTGGTGACGGCCTGGTGGCGCAGATTCCGGCGTTGATCATTTCCACCGCAGCGGGCATGGTGGTGAGCCGCGTCGCCACCGACGAGGACGTGGGTCAGCAATTTATCAGCCAGCTGTTCAACCGCCCCTCGGTGCTCTATACCACCGGCGCCATTCTCGGCCTGATGGGCATGATTCCGAATATGCCCCATATCGCGTTCCTGTCGCTCGGCGGGATTCTGGCCGGGGCAGCATATTATCTCGAAGAAAAAGCGAAAGCGCCGGAACTGCCGGAAACGCCACCGCCCGAAGCCATGCAGGCGCCGGAAATGCAGGAAGTGGGCTGGGATGACGTGATGCCGGTGGACGCGCTCGGGCTGGAGGTGGGATACCGCCTGATCCCGCTGGTGGACCGCGCCCAGGACGGCGAACTGCTGAGGCGCATTCGCGGCATCCGCAAAAAATTCGCACAGGACATGGGCTTCCTCGTGCCGCCGGTACATATCCGAGACAACCTGGAACTGCGTCCCAATGGCTACCGCATCACCCTCAAAGGAGTGGAGATCGGTCAGGGAGAGGCCTATGCAGGCATGTACCTGGCCATCAATCCGGGGCGGGTGCTGGGGGCTTTGCCGGGGGCGGCGACCACGGACCCTGCATTCGGCCTGCCGGCGGTGTGGATCGATGCCAATCTGCGCGATCAGGCGCAGACTTTCGGCTACACCGTGGTGGACGGCAGCACCGTGGTGGCGACGCATCTTTCCAATATCATCCACGGGTATGCGGCGGAGCTGCTGGGGCGCGAAGAGACCCAGCAACTGCTCGACCACCTCGCCAAGGAATCGCCCAAGCTGGTGGAAGATATGGTGCCGAAGCTGTTGCCGCTGGGCGTGGTGCAGAAGGTGCTGCAGAACTTGCTCGACGAAGGCGTACACATCCGCGACATGCGCACCATCATCGGCACGCTGGCCGATCACGCCTCCCGCACCCAGGATGCGGCGGACTTGACGGCGGCGGTTCGCGTCGCTCTGGGCCGTGCTATCATGCAGCAAATTTACCCGGGAGCCGCAGAATTGCAGGTGATGACCCTCGAGCCCGATCTGGAACAGATCATGATGCACGCCGCCCAAGGCATGGGCGAAGGCTTGGGGCTGGAACCGGGACTTGCGGAAAACCTCATGCAGCAAACCACACATGCCGTGCAGCAACAGGAGCAGATGGGGTTGCCTGCCGTGCTGCTGGTGCCGGCCATGTTGCGGCCACTGTTGTCGCGCTTCCTGCGCCGCGTGGCGCCGCAGCTCAAAGTTATTTCCCATGCGGAAGTCCCGGACTCCCGGAATATTCGCGTGACCGCCGTGCTGGGAGCTAGAGCGTGAACGTGAAAAAGTTCCGCGCCGCCAATACCCGCGAGGCTTTGCGCCAGGTTCGCGATGCGCTCGGCGCGGACGCCATTATTCTTTCCAACCGCCCCGTGGACGGGATGATCGAGATCATGGCCGTGGCCAACATGGACATGGCATCGCTCGCCACGCCGGCCCTTGCCGCCGCTCCGGTGATCAAGCAGTCGCGTCCCTACGTGCAAGAGCG from Sulfurimicrobium lacus carries:
- the flhA gene encoding flagellar biosynthesis protein FlhA, whose translation is MNARVDAPPLLGRRGLKTLAGPVLIIMILAMMVLPLPPFLLDILFTFNIALSMIVMLVSLNTQRPLEFSVFPTVLLVTTLLRLSLNVASTRVVLLEGHTGPDAAGKVIEAFGHFLVGGNYTVGIVVFVILVVINFVVITKGAGRIAEVSARFTLDAMPGKQMAIDADLNAGLIGEDEARKRRAVISQEADFFGSMDGASKFVRGDAVAGILILFINVIGGLLVGIFQHDMSVAAAANNYTLLAIGDGLVAQIPALIISTAAGMVVSRVATDEDVGQQFISQLFNRPSVLYTTGAILGLMGMIPNMPHIAFLSLGGILAGAAYYLEEKAKAPELPETPPPEAMQAPEMQEVGWDDVMPVDALGLEVGYRLIPLVDRAQDGELLRRIRGIRKKFAQDMGFLVPPVHIRDNLELRPNGYRITLKGVEIGQGEAYAGMYLAINPGRVLGALPGAATTDPAFGLPAVWIDANLRDQAQTFGYTVVDGSTVVATHLSNIIHGYAAELLGREETQQLLDHLAKESPKLVEDMVPKLLPLGVVQKVLQNLLDEGVHIRDMRTIIGTLADHASRTQDAADLTAAVRVALGRAIMQQIYPGAAELQVMTLEPDLEQIMMHAAQGMGEGLGLEPGLAENLMQQTTHAVQQQEQMGLPAVLLVPAMLRPLLSRFLRRVAPQLKVISHAEVPDSRNIRVTAVLGARA
- the iscX gene encoding Fe-S cluster assembly protein IscX; this encodes MKWTDVHQIAIALYDTHPDTDPQYVRFTDLHQWVTELDGFSDDPNRSNEKILEAIQMAWMEEAE
- the fdx gene encoding ISC system 2Fe-2S type ferredoxin, coding for MPQLIVLPHVELCPEGAVIDAKPGVSICDTLLENGIEIEHACEKSCACTTCHVIVREGLESLNDAEELEEDMLDKAWGLEPNSRLSCQAIVDAQDLVIEIPKYTINMVKEGHH
- the flhB gene encoding flagellar biosynthesis protein FlhB, with product MAEDSDLERTEPASQRRIEQAREKGQVARSRELTTVAILLAAGGGMMYMGGGMMEHMRALMKNALTLERASAFDPVHMSHHLYQYSLDILMTFLPLLGLMLLATVASSVLVSGWLFSVDALAPDFSRLDPLKGVTRIISWSGMVEMLKAVFKAGLIGGVAFWVVYQDVDGVIALVSEPLETGLTHLASMVGFTFMAVSASMLLIVAIDVPYQLWNHSRQLKMTKEEVRQEGKETEGDPHVKARIRALQREAARRRMMSEVPKADVIVTNPTHYAVALRYQENKMRAPQVIAKGAALIALRIRQLGEENHVPILEAPPLARALFRHAELGQEIPAKLYTAVAEVLAYVYQLRRYRTYGGEQPEAPRVLPVPPELDFVREAA